A genomic window from Haladaptatus caseinilyticus includes:
- the idsA3 gene encoding geranylfarnesyl diphosphate synthase, protein MTDASTESREELVMQTVEQRRELVNDAIEEDLPIVEPERLYEASRYLLDAGGKRLRPTVLLLVADALADVEPMSEAYRKFPALDGSEMDIMAAAVSIEVIQSFTLIHDDIMDDDDLRRGVPAVHQAYDTETAILAGDTLYSKAFEIMLDTDAAPERCVGALDVLASTCTKICEGQALDVAFEERPDVLPEEYLEMIENKTAVLYGAAAKVPAVLLGADDEVVEELYQYGIDVGRAFQIQDDVLDLTVPSEKLGKQRGSDLVENKQTIITLHARNQGVDVDGLVETDDVGEVTEAEIDAAVAELEDAGSIDYAREKAQELVQRGKDRLNVLPDNESRYLLEEIADYLIERGY, encoded by the coding sequence ATGACTGACGCGAGCACGGAATCACGCGAAGAACTCGTCATGCAGACGGTCGAACAGCGACGCGAGTTGGTCAACGACGCCATCGAGGAGGACCTCCCAATCGTCGAGCCCGAACGGCTGTACGAGGCATCGCGATACCTGCTCGACGCGGGTGGGAAACGACTCCGACCGACTGTGCTGTTGTTGGTCGCTGATGCGCTGGCCGATGTCGAACCCATGTCGGAAGCCTACCGCAAGTTTCCGGCCCTCGATGGCTCCGAGATGGACATCATGGCCGCCGCGGTAAGCATCGAAGTCATCCAGTCGTTCACGCTGATCCACGACGACATCATGGACGACGACGATCTGCGCCGAGGCGTCCCGGCCGTCCACCAGGCCTACGACACCGAAACGGCGATTCTGGCTGGCGATACGCTCTACTCGAAGGCGTTCGAAATCATGCTGGATACGGACGCCGCGCCGGAACGCTGCGTGGGCGCCCTCGACGTGCTCGCATCCACCTGTACGAAAATCTGTGAGGGACAGGCACTCGACGTGGCGTTCGAAGAACGACCTGACGTACTCCCGGAGGAGTACCTGGAGATGATCGAGAACAAAACCGCCGTCCTCTACGGGGCGGCGGCGAAAGTTCCGGCGGTGCTCCTCGGCGCCGATGACGAAGTAGTCGAAGAACTCTATCAGTACGGCATCGACGTCGGCCGAGCCTTCCAGATTCAGGACGATGTGCTCGACCTCACGGTGCCGAGCGAGAAACTCGGCAAACAACGCGGAAGCGACCTCGTCGAAAACAAACAAACCATCATCACGCTTCACGCCCGCAATCAAGGCGTGGACGTTGACGGCCTGGTCGAAACCGACGATGTCGGCGAAGTGACCGAGGCCGAAATCGACGCGGCGGTCGCGGAACTCGAAGACGCCGGAAGCATCGACTACGCGCGAGAGAAAGCACAAGAACTCGTTCAACGAGGCAAAGACCGCCTCAACGTCCTTCCGGACAACGAGTCGCGGTATCTGCTCGAAGAGATCGCGGACTACCTCATCGAGCGCGGCTACTGA
- a CDS encoding HalOD1 output domain-containing protein, with amino-acid sequence MDTNEMMEHAEYAYEMDGERNVTDGVVTAVRDATDMTMTEMTPLHERIDVDALNELFSDSYSGTPRSDGRIRFTYCGCEVVVFSSGRVLVKPDEN; translated from the coding sequence ATGGACACGAATGAGATGATGGAACACGCCGAATACGCCTACGAAATGGACGGTGAACGAAACGTCACCGACGGCGTCGTCACTGCGGTTAGAGACGCGACCGACATGACGATGACCGAGATGACACCGCTTCACGAGCGCATCGATGTCGATGCGTTAAACGAATTGTTCTCCGATAGTTACAGCGGCACGCCGCGGAGCGATGGGCGGATTAGATTTACGTACTGTGGGTGTGAAGTAGTGGTTTTCAGTAGTGGTCGGGTTCTCGTGAAACCCGACGAAAACTGA
- a CDS encoding ribonuclease J: MEIEIATIGGYEEVGRQMTAVRAGDDVVIFDMGLNLSKVLLHDNVETEKLHSLDLIDMGAIPDDRVMSDLEGDVKAIVPTHGHLDHIGAISKLAHRYNAPIVASPFTIELVKQQIQGEEKFGVENDLMKMEAGETMQLSDEVELEFVNVTHSIIDAINPVVHTPEGAIVYGLDKRMDHSPVLGDPIDMKRFREIGREGNGVLAYIEDCTNAGRKGRTPSEAVARRHLKDVLYSIQDYDGGIVATTFSSHIARVKSLVEFADDIGRTPVLLGRSMEKYSGTAERLNFVDFPEDMGMFGHRKSVDRTFKRIMKEGKENYLPIVTGHQGEPRAMLTRMGRGETPYQLEDGDKVVFSARVIPEPTNEGQRYQSERLLKMQGARIFDDVHVSGHLREEGHYEMLDALQPQNVIPAHQNMKGYAPYVDLCESQGYRLGRDLHATRNGNLIQLVD; this comes from the coding sequence ATGGAAATCGAAATTGCAACCATTGGCGGATACGAAGAAGTTGGACGGCAGATGACTGCCGTGCGCGCGGGAGACGACGTCGTCATCTTCGACATGGGACTGAACCTGTCGAAGGTGCTGCTTCACGACAACGTTGAGACCGAAAAACTACACAGCCTCGACCTCATCGACATGGGCGCGATCCCGGACGACCGGGTCATGTCCGACCTCGAAGGCGACGTGAAGGCGATCGTCCCGACACACGGTCACTTGGACCATATCGGTGCCATCAGTAAGTTGGCCCACCGATACAACGCACCCATCGTCGCCTCGCCGTTCACCATCGAACTGGTGAAACAGCAGATTCAGGGCGAGGAGAAGTTCGGGGTCGAAAACGACCTCATGAAGATGGAAGCTGGCGAAACGATGCAGTTGAGCGACGAGGTCGAACTCGAGTTCGTCAACGTCACACACTCCATCATCGACGCTATCAACCCCGTGGTTCACACCCCAGAGGGGGCAATCGTCTACGGCCTCGACAAACGGATGGACCACTCGCCGGTTCTCGGCGACCCCATCGATATGAAGCGGTTCCGTGAAATCGGACGCGAAGGTAACGGCGTCCTCGCTTACATCGAGGACTGTACGAACGCGGGTCGAAAAGGACGTACGCCGAGCGAAGCAGTCGCTCGCCGTCACCTGAAAGACGTGCTGTACAGCATTCAGGACTACGACGGCGGTATCGTGGCCACGACGTTCTCCAGCCACATCGCCCGTGTGAAGAGCCTCGTCGAGTTCGCGGACGACATCGGTCGAACCCCCGTCCTGCTCGGACGTTCGATGGAGAAATACTCCGGTACCGCGGAACGCCTGAACTTCGTGGACTTCCCCGAAGATATGGGTATGTTCGGCCACCGGAAGTCGGTCGATCGGACGTTCAAACGCATCATGAAGGAGGGGAAGGAGAACTACCTGCCCATCGTCACCGGCCACCAAGGGGAGCCACGCGCCATGCTGACCCGAATGGGTCGCGGCGAGACGCCGTACCAGTTGGAGGACGGCGACAAGGTCGTCTTCTCGGCACGCGTCATTCCGGAGCCGACGAACGAGGGACAGCGCTACCAGTCCGAGCGGCTCCTGAAGATGCAGGGCGCGCGGATTTTCGACGACGTTCACGTTTCCGGCCACCTCCGCGAGGAAGGTCACTACGAGATGCTCGACGCGCTCCAACCACAGAACGTCATTCCGGCCCACCAGAACATGAAGGGCTACGCGCCGTACGTGGATCTCTGTGAGAGTCAAGGGTATCGCCTTGGCCGAGATCTCCACGCGACACGAAACGGCAACCTCATCCAGCTTGTCGATTGA
- a CDS encoding helix-turn-helix domain-containing protein, with protein MTIIAELTIPTDEVGLSDTFESIPGLIVELERMVVQPASRIMPYIWAVGSESTAVHRALQDDPTITTVTKLSELDGGSLYSVRWSEKTESTIEQVLKADPVILSGTAVRQGWDFQIRFDCPENLSTLQTNLNDRNVSVELKRLYAPEAPTVDGQFMLTSKQRIALMVALDAGYFDVPRKANLTELAEELDITPQALSKRLRRAHKTMSRYVITRNPKTTNRDTRLD; from the coding sequence ATGACCATAATCGCCGAGCTAACGATTCCGACGGACGAGGTTGGGCTTTCGGACACGTTCGAATCGATTCCCGGACTGATCGTCGAACTGGAACGCATGGTAGTGCAACCCGCAAGTCGAATCATGCCCTACATCTGGGCAGTGGGTAGTGAAAGCACGGCGGTTCACCGAGCGTTACAGGACGATCCGACCATCACGACAGTGACGAAACTCAGCGAGTTAGATGGTGGGTCGCTCTATAGCGTTCGGTGGTCGGAGAAGACGGAATCGACCATCGAGCAGGTGCTAAAAGCCGACCCGGTTATCCTCAGTGGAACGGCCGTTCGACAGGGGTGGGATTTCCAAATCAGGTTTGACTGTCCGGAAAACCTCTCGACGCTCCAGACCAACCTGAACGATCGAAACGTATCGGTCGAACTGAAACGGTTGTACGCACCCGAAGCGCCGACGGTGGATGGACAGTTCATGTTGACGTCGAAACAGCGAATCGCGCTGATGGTTGCACTCGATGCGGGCTATTTCGACGTCCCTCGAAAAGCGAACCTCACCGAACTGGCGGAAGAGCTCGATATAACGCCACAAGCTCTCTCGAAACGACTACGGCGAGCACACAAGACCATGAGCAGGTACGTGATTACAAGGAATCCGAAAACGACGAATCGCGACACACGCCTGGATTAG
- a CDS encoding glutamate--tRNA ligase: MDDDLRARVEIEAEKHALFNALKHESDADVGAIMGSLMGENPEFREHGNEVPGVAGKAVAQVNQLDTEGKRERLAELDADLVEELDAEDEEDDQVLPDLPNAEEYEQIRMRCAPNPNGPWHMGHGRMPAVIGTYKDLYDGWMLVRFDDTDPETKRPDMDAYDDILDDVEYLGFEPDEVMKASDRLEIYYDHAHDLIEKGGAYTCSCSGEEFSNLKNDAKPCPHRDKDIETTMAEFEDMVAGEYESGEMVLRVKTDIEHKNPALRDWVAFRMIDTPHPREEAEQYRCWPLLDFQSGIDDHRKGITHIIRGIDLQDSAKRQQFLYDYFGWEYPEVIHWGHVQVDEYDIKMSTSTIGELIEKGELDGWDDPRAPTLQSVRRRGIRGEAITDAMVRLGTSTSNVDLAMSTIYANNRKLVDDDAPRFFFVRDGVEYPLIGEFPSVAEPPVHPDHEDRGTRTIPVDGAVRIESGDIPDHGDRIWLKGLGCFQHTRDALQYTGDDISAVRDDGVDVIHWVPAAENVTVRMRTMDGDDTGFAEPDFADTSVDDIVQFERVGFARVDSHDADETVTYFTHD; encoded by the coding sequence ATGGACGACGACTTGCGCGCTCGAGTCGAAATCGAGGCGGAGAAACACGCGCTGTTCAACGCGCTGAAACACGAAAGCGACGCGGATGTCGGTGCCATCATGGGATCGCTGATGGGCGAAAATCCCGAGTTCCGGGAGCACGGAAACGAGGTTCCGGGCGTCGCCGGAAAGGCAGTCGCGCAGGTGAATCAGTTGGATACCGAGGGAAAGCGCGAACGTCTCGCTGAATTGGATGCCGACCTCGTCGAGGAACTCGACGCCGAGGACGAGGAGGACGACCAAGTACTTCCGGACCTCCCGAACGCCGAGGAGTACGAGCAGATACGGATGCGCTGTGCGCCGAATCCGAACGGTCCGTGGCATATGGGTCACGGACGAATGCCCGCCGTCATCGGGACGTACAAAGACCTCTATGACGGATGGATGCTGGTCCGGTTCGACGACACCGACCCCGAGACGAAGCGCCCCGACATGGACGCTTATGACGACATCTTGGACGATGTCGAGTATCTCGGCTTCGAACCGGACGAGGTGATGAAGGCATCGGACCGCCTCGAAATCTACTACGACCACGCTCACGACCTCATCGAGAAGGGCGGCGCGTACACCTGCTCCTGTTCCGGCGAAGAGTTCTCGAACCTGAAAAACGACGCCAAACCGTGCCCACACCGCGACAAGGATATCGAGACGACGATGGCCGAGTTCGAGGACATGGTCGCCGGGGAGTACGAATCGGGCGAGATGGTACTTCGCGTGAAGACGGACATCGAGCACAAAAACCCCGCCCTGCGTGACTGGGTCGCCTTCCGAATGATAGACACGCCGCATCCGCGAGAGGAGGCCGAGCAGTACCGATGTTGGCCCCTGCTCGACTTCCAGTCCGGTATCGATGACCACCGCAAAGGTATCACGCACATCATCCGGGGTATCGACTTACAGGACTCCGCAAAGCGCCAGCAGTTCCTCTACGACTACTTCGGCTGGGAGTATCCCGAAGTCATCCACTGGGGTCACGTGCAGGTTGACGAGTACGACATCAAGATGTCCACCTCGACCATCGGTGAACTGATCGAAAAAGGCGAACTCGACGGTTGGGACGACCCTCGCGCACCCACGCTCCAGAGCGTCCGTCGCCGTGGAATCCGTGGCGAGGCGATCACGGATGCAATGGTTCGACTCGGCACCTCCACGAGTAACGTCGATTTGGCGATGAGCACCATCTACGCCAACAACCGTAAATTGGTAGACGACGATGCTCCGCGATTCTTCTTCGTCCGCGACGGTGTCGAATATCCACTCATCGGCGAGTTTCCCTCGGTTGCCGAACCGCCGGTGCACCCGGACCACGAGGACAGAGGTACGCGGACCATTCCGGTGGACGGGGCAGTTCGGATCGAATCCGGAGACATTCCTGACCACGGCGACCGAATCTGGCTGAAGGGACTCGGTTGTTTCCAGCACACTCGCGACGCTCTCCAGTACACGGGCGACGACATCAGTGCCGTCCGTGACGACGGCGTAGATGTGATTCACTGGGTGCCCGCTGCCGAAAACGTCACGGTTCGAATGCGAACCATGGACGGCGACGACACCGGATTTGCGGAACCCGACTTCGCCGACACGAGCGTGGACGACATCGTGCAGTTCGAGCGCGTCGGATTCGCGCGAGTCGATAGTCACGATGCCGACGAAACAGTGACCTACTTCACGCACGACTGA
- the tmcA gene encoding tRNA(Met) cytidine acetyltransferase TmcA codes for MDVSSVATALYDEARQSNERRVLVLAGDRDAGYGLVETVLDATGIPPRKTVQIGPRRLLDCERVSQNRAGSLLGTTHEALVFDAHDELQPNALGRVVGAVNGGGLFVLLTPSLDSWANRRDEFDRMLAVEPFDVEDVSGHFRARFVATLRSHRGVAIVDVDTETVQADGLTHPAPRIGAPACSAPDRNQDDTSAARKPRDFPAVAYDACLTKDQRSAVNALESLRKSNRAVVVQADRGRGKSSAGGIAVGCLVATGDDVLVTARNYRNAREVFVRARAVLDELDELATTDHDPLTRIESKTGGVVRFEKPTTAVEEEADVVIVDEAASLSVGLLEQFLDFPRVAFTTTVHGYEGAGRGFSVRFRDRLAGSDHEVTDVNMTEPIRYAPGDPVEVWAFRALALDARPAVDPLVEDAVPDETEYRRIDAADLLADENLLRETFGLLVLAHYRTEPADLARLLDAPNVEVRALCWDGYVVSVALLAREGNLPPDLRERMYDGKRVKGNMLPDVLTTQLRDFEAAVPNGLRVMRIATHHAVRSTGLGSRLLREIRREFSHLDWLGTGFGATPELIRFWQRNGYRTVQLSTTRNDASGEYSALMLDPLSDAGYDLYDRHARGFSKRIASVLSDALADMDSDVVRAALRSTESEISLSLSDWEWRLVAASAFGPGHFNHDPAPFRRVVIKHLIDPENANTDVLTPRQERLLVRKVLQAREWVDVADELGFHSTGEAMRALGKSFRPLVEQYGSESAQEERRRYTD; via the coding sequence ATGGACGTCTCGTCAGTGGCGACAGCTCTGTACGACGAGGCTCGACAGTCGAACGAGCGACGGGTTCTCGTCCTCGCCGGTGACCGCGACGCGGGATATGGCCTTGTTGAGACCGTACTCGATGCGACAGGTATTCCACCACGGAAGACGGTGCAGATCGGCCCACGGCGTTTGCTCGACTGCGAACGGGTGTCGCAGAACCGTGCTGGCAGTTTGCTCGGGACGACCCACGAAGCGCTCGTCTTCGACGCCCACGACGAACTCCAACCGAATGCACTGGGACGGGTCGTCGGTGCGGTGAATGGTGGCGGTCTGTTCGTCTTACTGACACCGTCCCTCGATTCGTGGGCGAACCGACGCGACGAGTTCGATAGGATGCTCGCGGTCGAACCGTTCGACGTAGAAGACGTCTCAGGACATTTCCGGGCGCGCTTCGTCGCAACGCTCCGTTCTCACCGGGGGGTTGCCATCGTAGATGTGGATACCGAAACCGTCCAAGCGGACGGATTGACCCACCCCGCACCGAGAATTGGGGCTCCGGCATGCTCGGCCCCCGACCGAAATCAGGACGACACTTCCGCCGCTCGAAAGCCACGGGATTTCCCCGCTGTTGCCTACGACGCGTGTCTCACCAAGGACCAGCGGTCGGCAGTAAACGCGCTCGAATCGCTCCGTAAGTCGAATCGGGCAGTCGTGGTGCAGGCCGACCGTGGACGTGGCAAATCGAGTGCTGGAGGAATAGCGGTTGGGTGTCTCGTCGCCACAGGCGACGACGTGCTCGTAACTGCACGGAACTATCGGAACGCCCGCGAGGTGTTCGTCCGTGCAAGAGCAGTGCTGGACGAACTGGACGAACTCGCCACCACCGATCACGACCCACTGACGCGAATCGAATCGAAAACGGGTGGCGTCGTCCGATTCGAGAAACCAACAACGGCAGTCGAGGAGGAAGCCGACGTAGTAATCGTGGACGAGGCCGCTTCGCTCTCCGTCGGTCTATTGGAGCAGTTTCTCGATTTCCCGCGTGTCGCCTTCACGACGACCGTTCACGGCTACGAAGGTGCGGGACGCGGCTTCTCAGTTCGCTTCCGCGACCGACTCGCCGGAAGCGACCACGAGGTTACCGACGTGAACATGACCGAACCGATTCGATACGCGCCGGGTGACCCCGTGGAAGTGTGGGCGTTTCGGGCGCTCGCACTCGATGCCCGTCCCGCGGTTGATCCGCTCGTGGAGGATGCAGTACCCGACGAGACGGAGTATCGACGGATCGATGCGGCGGATCTGCTCGCCGACGAGAACTTGCTTCGAGAAACGTTCGGGTTGCTCGTTTTGGCACACTACCGAACTGAACCGGCAGACCTCGCCCGCCTGCTCGATGCACCGAACGTCGAAGTACGGGCGCTCTGCTGGGATGGCTACGTCGTCAGCGTCGCCCTACTTGCTCGCGAAGGGAACCTCCCTCCCGACCTGCGCGAGCGGATGTACGACGGCAAGCGAGTGAAGGGTAACATGCTCCCCGACGTGCTCACGACGCAACTTCGGGATTTCGAGGCAGCGGTTCCAAATGGCCTGCGAGTCATGCGAATAGCCACGCACCATGCCGTTCGCTCGACGGGATTAGGGTCACGACTCCTCCGTGAAATTCGTCGGGAGTTCTCGCACCTCGATTGGTTAGGGACGGGATTCGGTGCGACGCCCGAACTGATCCGATTTTGGCAACGGAACGGGTATCGGACGGTTCAGCTTTCGACCACACGAAACGACGCGAGCGGTGAGTATTCCGCACTCATGCTCGACCCGCTTTCCGACGCAGGTTACGACCTGTACGACCGCCATGCCCGGGGCTTCTCGAAACGAATCGCGTCGGTGCTCTCGGATGCATTGGCCGATATGGACTCCGATGTGGTACGGGCGGCACTCCGATCGACCGAGTCCGAAATATCACTCTCGCTTTCGGACTGGGAATGGCGACTGGTTGCGGCGAGTGCGTTCGGCCCCGGACATTTTAACCACGATCCTGCTCCGTTTCGGCGCGTGGTCATCAAACATCTCATCGACCCCGAAAACGCTAACACCGACGTACTCACACCACGGCAGGAGCGTCTGTTGGTTCGAAAAGTGCTACAAGCGCGTGAGTGGGTTGACGTCGCCGACGAACTCGGTTTTCATTCGACGGGCGAAGCGATGCGTGCGCTGGGCAAAAGCTTTCGACCCCTCGTAGAGCAATACGGAAGCGAGTCCGCACAAGAAGAACGACGACGATACACTGACTAA